ACCGGTTCCACCGAAATATGCTCGAACCCCAGACCGGCCAGGTGCAGCACGTCTTCGCAGAAGTCCAGGTTGCGGCGGGTATAGGTGCCGCGAATGTAGTAGTTTTTGCCGGCGCGGGAGTCCACAAAGCTTTTAATCCTGGCCAGGGCCAGATCGTAGGAGCCGTTCCCGCCCGGGGCCGGGCGCATGGCGTCATGTACTTCCCGCCGGCCGTCCAGGCTCAAAACCACGCTGATATTTTCCCGGTTAAGGAAGCCGGCAATTTCGCCGTCTAAAAGAAGGGCGTTGGTGGTAAGGGTGAACTTAAACTCCTTGCCCTTTTCCCGGCCCAGCCTCCGGCCGTAATCGACCAGTTCCTTTAAAACGGCGAAGTTAAGCAGGGGCTCGCCGCCGAAAAAATCCACCTCCAGGTGCTTTCGCCTGCCCGAGCGGGCAATTAAAAAATCCAGGGCGGCGCGCCCCACCTCAACCGGCATCAGCTCATCCGCCCCGCCAAAGCGGCCCTGCCCGGCAAAGCAGTAGCGGCAGCGCAGGTTGCAGGAATGGGCCAGGTGCAGGCAAAGCGATTTAACAACGCCCTGCCCCGCAAGGCTGTCCTCCCCGCGGCAGGGGTCGGGGCTGAACAGCCGGCCCTCCCGCTCCAGTTCCCTTATTTCGTCAAGGGCTTCCAAAACATCGGCCGGCTTGTAGCGGCCCCGGAATTTTCCTATTATTTCCTCTTCCTTCTCCCTGCCGTAAACGTCCAGCAACTCCCAGGCCAGTTCGTCCACCAGGT
The window above is part of the Pelotomaculum thermopropionicum SI genome. Proteins encoded here:
- a CDS encoding predicted Fe-S oxidoreductases, producing MLHKFEFDGQKIVLDVHSGTVHLVDELAWELLDVYGREKEEEIIGKFRGRYKPADVLEALDEIRELEREGRLFSPDPCRGEDSLAGQGVVKSLCLHLAHSCNLRCRYCFAGQGRFGGADELMPVEVGRAALDFLIARSGRRKHLEVDFFGGEPLLNFAVLKELVDYGRRLGREKGKEFKFTLTTNALLLDGEIAGFLNRENISVVLSLDGRREVHDAMRPAPGGNGSYDLALARIKSFVDSRAGKNYYIRGTYTRRNLDFCEDVLHLAGLGFEHISVEPVVAPAEADYSLRDEDLPLLFAQYERLAGELLRFRQAGRAVSFFHFNIDLEGGPCLPKRLSGCGAGSEYLAVAPNGDLYPCHQFVGRKKYLMGNVTCGRFDTALADLFRRAHIYSKEGCAACWAKFHCSGGCHANAEMFNGSIFKPHRRECLLIRKRLECAIYFKLMEVLSQKEARHPAPGRPESNAF